In the Lujinxingia litoralis genome, one interval contains:
- a CDS encoding tRNA-binding protein, with the protein MTTTGEVMMSDDKTIDWADFEAVKLQVGTVVRAEPFPEARRPAYKVWVRLGPEDVRKSSAQITDLYSPESLVGTQVLCVTNFPAKQIGPIRSEVLICGFEREDGAIVLARPDSPVPDGARLK; encoded by the coding sequence ATGACCACGACGGGCGAGGTGATGATGAGCGACGATAAGACGATCGATTGGGCGGACTTTGAGGCAGTGAAGCTCCAGGTGGGCACGGTGGTGCGGGCGGAGCCCTTTCCCGAGGCGCGCCGGCCTGCCTACAAGGTCTGGGTGCGCCTGGGACCGGAGGACGTGCGCAAATCCAGCGCCCAGATCACCGACCTCTACTCGCCAGAGAGCCTGGTGGGCACCCAGGTGCTCTGTGTGACGAACTTTCCGGCGAAGCAGATCGGTCCGATCCGCTCCGAGGTGCTGATCTGCGGGTTCGAACGCGAAGACGGCGCGATCGTCCTGGCCAGGCCCGATAGCCCGGTCCCCGATGGGGCTCGCCTCAAATAA
- a CDS encoding patatin-like phospholipase family protein has product MNAPHNPTPKRALVLSGGGARGAYEVGTLRYIMHALPADLGYSPRFDIVCGTSVGAINAAWVAATLDDPHYCAARLEHLWRSLRFSEVIRFSYGELGRLLYHYLLEERLPGLVRRTQRAMADTSRPGGFLHTSFFDRLVRHEIPFRRIEQNLKSGHLEAASVSATDIVSGQTAVFVQTHRPLPPWTRDRRRIARQGPITPRKVLASAAIPVLFPSVQVHGRWYCDGALRQNTPISPALRLGADRVLVIALKNASPLERQRPTPVPEHLRKIAHPNLAYVMGKLLDALLLDPLDYDLSVLNRVNAMLRVGEEAFGKEHFLPPFNEVIRRHRGQGYRVVEPLLIRPSRDLGELAAGLARTLPESFWGSAPLRHVGQRALESEGGRESDLLSYVLFDGQYTGELIELGWQDAARRHEELVAFFRDEPSETLSQVPA; this is encoded by the coding sequence ATGAACGCTCCCCACAACCCGACACCGAAACGCGCGCTGGTGCTCTCCGGCGGCGGGGCCCGCGGGGCCTACGAAGTAGGCACGCTCCGCTACATCATGCATGCGCTCCCCGCCGATCTGGGCTACTCGCCGCGCTTTGATATCGTGTGCGGCACCAGCGTGGGTGCCATCAACGCCGCCTGGGTGGCGGCCACGCTCGACGATCCCCACTACTGTGCCGCGCGTCTGGAGCACCTGTGGCGCTCGCTGCGCTTTAGCGAGGTGATTCGCTTCTCGTATGGCGAGCTCGGGAGGCTGCTCTACCACTACCTCCTTGAGGAGCGTCTGCCCGGGCTGGTGCGGCGCACCCAGCGGGCGATGGCCGACACCAGCCGGCCGGGGGGCTTTCTGCACACCAGCTTCTTTGATCGCCTGGTGCGCCACGAGATCCCCTTTCGACGCATTGAGCAGAACCTCAAGAGCGGACATCTGGAGGCGGCCTCGGTCTCGGCCACCGACATCGTCTCGGGGCAGACCGCCGTCTTTGTGCAGACGCACCGCCCGCTGCCCCCCTGGACCCGCGACCGCCGGCGCATCGCGCGTCAGGGGCCGATTACCCCGCGCAAGGTGCTGGCCAGCGCGGCGATCCCGGTGCTCTTCCCCTCGGTTCAGGTGCACGGACGCTGGTACTGCGACGGGGCGCTGCGCCAGAACACCCCCATCTCGCCAGCGCTGCGCCTGGGCGCGGATCGGGTCCTGGTGATCGCTTTAAAAAACGCCTCCCCGCTGGAGCGCCAGCGCCCCACGCCGGTGCCGGAGCATCTGCGCAAGATCGCGCATCCCAACCTGGCCTACGTGATGGGCAAGCTCCTCGACGCGCTCCTGCTCGACCCGCTCGACTACGACTTAAGCGTGCTCAACCGCGTCAACGCCATGCTTCGCGTGGGCGAAGAGGCCTTTGGCAAAGAGCACTTCCTGCCCCCCTTTAATGAGGTGATTCGCCGGCACCGCGGGCAGGGCTACCGGGTGGTGGAGCCCCTCTTGATTCGGCCCAGCCGCGACCTGGGGGAGCTGGCCGCCGGGCTGGCGCGCACCCTGCCCGAGAGCTTCTGGGGCTCGGCGCCGCTGCGCCACGTCGGGCAGCGCGCCCTGGAGAGCGAGGGCGGCCGCGAGAGCGATCTCTTAAGCTATGTGCTCTTCGACGGGCAGTACACCGGGGAGCTCATTGAGCTGGGCTGGCAAGACGCCGCCCGCAGACACGAAGAGCTCGTCGCGTTTTTTCGCGACGAGCCCTCCGAAACGCTCTCTCAGGTGCCGGCCTGA
- a CDS encoding DUF5684 domain-containing protein has translation MMNALTHALLIAQAQPEIPSDLLGGIAGMIAFGLIFLVSMLVSLVMIAAVWKIYTKAGEPGWASIVPVYNSIVLAKIAGKEPWWGLLLYVPFINLVAMVILCIGLAHAFGKDTLWGLGLIFFGFIFFPLLGFGSATYQGERAATPSPSF, from the coding sequence ATGATGAACGCCCTCACTCACGCTCTGCTCATCGCCCAGGCTCAGCCCGAGATCCCCTCCGACCTGCTGGGAGGCATCGCCGGGATGATCGCCTTCGGCCTCATCTTTCTGGTCTCGATGCTGGTCTCCCTGGTGATGATCGCCGCGGTCTGGAAGATCTATACCAAAGCCGGTGAGCCGGGCTGGGCATCGATCGTGCCGGTGTACAACTCAATTGTGCTGGCCAAAATCGCCGGCAAAGAGCCCTGGTGGGGTCTGTTGCTCTATGTCCCCTTCATCAACCTCGTGGCCATGGTGATCCTGTGCATCGGGCTGGCCCATGCCTTTGGTAAAGACACGCTGTGGGGGCTGGGATTGATCTTCTTCGGCTTCATCTTCTTCCCCCTGCTGGGCTTTGGCAGCGCCACCTACCAGGGAGAGCGCGCCGCGACGCCCTCGCCATCCTTCTGA
- a CDS encoding polysaccharide biosynthesis protein, with translation MTPTSLFSWIGHLPRLPLWARLGIIATLHVGFFALAYLLAFLIRFDYAIPPQYQAAMWAGLLPLLATKTLVLGVMRMFQGWWKYVSLYDVLALARALALASATYLALNVLVLTPADFPRSIYLLDFALSLLLLGGARGSLRLIRERLATWGDDRPAVPVLIAGAGDTGETLVREIAKNRQIVYRPVGFIDDDPYKHGLRMHGVPVLGPIERLPQIVDKHGVEELVIAMPSASREQIRRVVELAQRCGVKTRIVPAFEAVVEGKVSVNQLREVAITDLLGRAPVELDTYAIGRSLEGKRVLVTGAGGSIGSEICRQVMRFNPERLILLDSAETPLFFIHRELRQAHDDRLFPAIGDVTDAQRMREVFDLHRPDVVLHAAAYKHVPLMEAHPALAVRNNIGGTRTVAHLAAEYQVARFVLISTDKAVNPTSVMGATKRVAELLVRHLNASCPTTKFCVVRFGNVLGSNGSVIPIFRQQIAAGGPVTVTHPEMTRYFMTIPEATQLVLQAATFKQGDLFILDMGEPVKIVDLARDMIRLSGLSEEEIPVEFCGIRPGEKLFEELTLDREEVDTTAHAKIFMGREPGDLLENLQEPFDALMAAGQASDDQGVREGLEALIPTYRPSVPARKVIRIESGRHRALNKV, from the coding sequence ATGACACCTACTTCGCTCTTCTCCTGGATCGGCCACCTGCCGCGCCTTCCTCTGTGGGCTCGTCTGGGGATCATTGCCACGCTGCACGTGGGCTTTTTTGCGCTGGCCTACCTGTTGGCCTTTCTGATCCGCTTTGATTACGCCATCCCCCCCCAATATCAGGCGGCGATGTGGGCGGGGCTGCTGCCCCTTCTGGCCACCAAAACACTGGTCCTGGGCGTGATGCGCATGTTCCAGGGCTGGTGGAAGTACGTGAGCCTCTACGACGTGCTGGCCCTGGCGCGTGCGCTGGCTCTGGCCAGCGCGACGTATCTGGCGCTCAACGTTCTGGTGCTCACCCCGGCCGACTTTCCCCGCTCGATCTACCTGCTTGATTTCGCGCTGAGCCTGCTGCTGCTGGGCGGCGCCCGCGGCAGCCTGCGCCTGATCCGCGAGCGCCTGGCCACCTGGGGCGACGACCGCCCGGCGGTGCCGGTGCTCATCGCCGGGGCCGGCGACACCGGCGAGACCCTGGTGCGCGAGATCGCGAAAAACCGCCAGATCGTGTATCGGCCGGTCGGTTTCATCGATGACGACCCCTACAAGCACGGCCTGCGCATGCACGGGGTCCCGGTGCTTGGCCCCATCGAAAGGCTCCCTCAGATCGTGGATAAACACGGCGTCGAGGAGCTGGTCATCGCCATGCCCTCGGCCTCCCGCGAGCAGATTCGCCGGGTGGTGGAGCTGGCCCAACGCTGCGGCGTCAAAACCCGCATCGTCCCGGCCTTTGAAGCCGTGGTGGAAGGCAAAGTCTCGGTCAATCAGCTCCGCGAGGTCGCCATCACCGACCTTTTGGGGCGCGCCCCGGTGGAGCTCGACACCTACGCCATCGGCCGCTCCCTCGAAGGCAAGCGGGTGCTGGTCACCGGCGCCGGCGGCTCCATCGGCTCGGAGATCTGCCGGCAGGTCATGCGCTTTAACCCCGAGCGCCTCATCCTCCTGGACTCCGCCGAGACTCCCCTCTTCTTCATCCACCGCGAGTTGCGTCAGGCCCACGACGACCGGCTCTTCCCGGCCATCGGCGACGTCACCGACGCGCAGCGCATGCGCGAGGTCTTCGACCTGCACCGCCCCGATGTGGTGCTCCACGCCGCGGCCTACAAACACGTCCCCCTGATGGAGGCCCACCCGGCCCTGGCGGTCCGCAACAACATCGGCGGCACCCGCACCGTCGCCCACCTCGCCGCCGAGTATCAGGTGGCCCGCTTCGTGCTCATCTCCACCGACAAAGCCGTCAACCCCACCAGCGTGATGGGCGCGACCAAGCGCGTGGCCGAGCTTTTAGTGCGCCATCTCAACGCCAGCTGCCCCACCACCAAGTTCTGCGTGGTGCGCTTTGGCAACGTGCTCGGCTCCAACGGAAGCGTCATCCCGATCTTCCGCCAGCAAATCGCCGCCGGCGGTCCGGTCACCGTGACCCACCCGGAGATGACCCGCTACTTCATGACCATCCCCGAGGCCACCCAGCTGGTGCTTCAGGCGGCCACCTTCAAGCAGGGTGACCTCTTTATTCTCGACATGGGCGAGCCGGTTAAGATCGTCGACCTGGCCCGTGACATGATTCGGTTGAGTGGGCTCAGCGAAGAGGAGATCCCCGTGGAGTTCTGCGGGATTCGCCCCGGCGAAAAACTCTTTGAAGAGCTCACCCTCGACCGCGAAGAGGTCGACACCACCGCCCACGCCAAGATCTTTATGGGGCGCGAGCCCGGCGACCTGCTCGAAAATCTCCAGGAGCCCTTCGATGCACTGATGGCGGCCGGCCAGGCCAGCGACGATCAGGGGGTACGCGAAGGCCTGGAAGCCTTGATCCCGACCTACCGCCCCAGCGTACCGGCCCGCAAAGTCATCCGCATCGAAAGCGGGCGGCACCGGGCTCTGAACAAGGTCTGA
- a CDS encoding glycosyltransferase family 4 protein, producing the protein MEATQSCPSQTDVAPAGPPVKVCHIITGLGTGGAETMLTKLIEGGDRRRFPTTVVSLMGRGTMAERVEAAGASVETLNLSRGRPTPAALFRLRRLVARHNPDVIHAWMYHANLGVMAGLGRPFAWNVRHCIYDLGEESRGTRAVIRLGALLSPQADAIVYNSRLSRTQHRALGYSARRDEVIPNGFDTRTFRPCPEAYREVRRELGLPTATPLVGMVGRLHPIKDHPNLLGAMRRVAAEHPQARLVLVGRGLSADNAEFLGQARALGLEERVILLGERRDIPRITAAFDVAVLSSRSEGFPNVVGEAMACGVPVAVTDVGDAAWLLGGAGRVVAPRDEMQLARAMSELLAMDEGARRALGQKGRRRVVEHFSLGAIVARYHALYARMAGVPFEAPAYAPSVAQDSHEGEMGALPTPQTQRAPESADAES; encoded by the coding sequence ATGGAAGCGACGCAATCATGCCCGTCTCAGACCGATGTTGCCCCGGCGGGGCCACCGGTGAAGGTATGCCATATCATCACCGGGCTGGGAACCGGGGGGGCGGAGACGATGCTGACCAAACTCATCGAAGGCGGCGACCGCCGGCGCTTTCCCACCACGGTGGTCAGTCTGATGGGGCGGGGCACGATGGCCGAGCGTGTGGAGGCCGCCGGCGCTTCGGTTGAGACGCTGAACTTGAGTCGCGGCCGCCCCACTCCGGCCGCCCTCTTTCGTTTGCGCCGGCTGGTGGCCCGGCATAACCCGGATGTGATTCACGCCTGGATGTACCACGCCAACCTGGGCGTGATGGCCGGGCTGGGCCGCCCTTTTGCCTGGAACGTGCGCCACTGCATCTACGATCTTGGCGAGGAGAGCCGGGGCACCCGGGCGGTGATTCGCCTGGGCGCGCTCTTGAGCCCGCAGGCCGACGCCATCGTCTACAACTCCCGTCTCAGCCGCACGCAGCACCGCGCCCTGGGCTACAGTGCGCGGCGCGATGAGGTGATCCCCAACGGCTTTGACACCCGCACCTTTCGGCCCTGTCCCGAGGCGTATCGGGAGGTGCGCCGGGAGCTGGGGCTGCCCACGGCGACGCCCCTGGTGGGGATGGTGGGGAGGCTGCACCCGATTAAGGATCACCCCAACCTCCTCGGCGCGATGCGGCGCGTGGCCGCCGAGCACCCCCAGGCGCGTCTGGTGCTGGTGGGGCGCGGGCTGAGCGCGGACAACGCCGAGTTTCTGGGCCAGGCGCGCGCGCTGGGGCTCGAAGAGCGCGTGATCCTGCTGGGGGAGCGCCGCGACATCCCGCGCATCACCGCCGCCTTTGACGTGGCGGTGCTCAGCTCGCGCAGCGAGGGCTTCCCCAACGTGGTGGGGGAGGCGATGGCCTGCGGGGTGCCGGTGGCGGTGACCGACGTGGGGGATGCGGCCTGGCTTTTGGGTGGGGCCGGGCGCGTGGTGGCGCCCCGCGACGAGATGCAGCTGGCGCGGGCGATGAGCGAGCTGTTGGCGATGGACGAGGGGGCGCGGCGCGCCCTGGGCCAGAAGGGGCGCCGGCGCGTGGTGGAGCACTTCTCGCTGGGGGCGATCGTGGCGCGCTACCACGCGCTCTACGCCCGGATGGCGGGTGTGCCCTTTGAGGCGCCGGCCTACGCCCCATCTGTGGCGCAAGACTCTCACGAGGGCGAGATGGGCGCGCTCCCAACCCCTCAAACGCAACGTGCCCCGGAGTCGGCCGACGCCGAATCCTGA
- a CDS encoding acetyltransferase, whose translation MEDIIIIGAGGHGREMLWLLRRLNRAVRGFVDDNPTLHNQQVCGVPVLGTTDYLEKVGRAEVVLGVGYPRVRRKIVSKLAHLPLTWPTLVDPGAHVSQEVSLGTGVTVCAGSVITVQVKVGDFALINIGSRISHDTVIGAYTMVSPGVTLTGQTRVGSDVMLGAGLTVVPGVRIGNRAVVGAGAVVIRDVPAGATAVGNPARVIRQPEPVE comes from the coding sequence ATGGAAGACATCATCATCATCGGAGCGGGAGGGCATGGGCGAGAGATGCTCTGGTTGTTGCGTCGTCTCAATCGGGCGGTGCGGGGCTTTGTGGATGATAATCCCACGCTGCATAACCAGCAGGTGTGCGGCGTGCCGGTGCTCGGCACGACGGACTATCTGGAGAAGGTCGGCCGGGCCGAGGTGGTGTTGGGCGTGGGCTACCCCCGGGTGCGACGGAAGATCGTCAGCAAGCTGGCCCATCTTCCGCTGACGTGGCCGACGCTGGTGGACCCGGGGGCGCATGTCAGCCAGGAGGTCAGCTTAGGCACCGGGGTGACGGTATGCGCTGGTAGCGTGATCACGGTGCAGGTGAAGGTGGGAGACTTCGCGCTGATCAACATCGGCAGCCGGATAAGCCACGACACGGTTATCGGAGCCTATACGATGGTGTCTCCGGGGGTGACGTTGACGGGCCAAACGCGCGTGGGCTCCGATGTGATGCTGGGTGCCGGGTTAACGGTCGTGCCGGGGGTCCGGATCGGGAATCGGGCTGTGGTGGGAGCCGGGGCGGTGGTGATTCGAGATGTGCCTGCGGGGGCGACCGCGGTGGGGAATCCGGCTCGGGTGATTCGGCAGCCGGAGCCGGTGGAGTAG